The Helianthus annuus cultivar XRQ/B chromosome 16, HanXRQr2.0-SUNRISE, whole genome shotgun sequence genome includes a window with the following:
- the LOC110916354 gene encoding protein C2-DOMAIN ABA-RELATED 4 — protein sequence MNNLKGLLRIRIKRGVNLAVRDINTSDPYIIIRMGKQKVKTRIIERDVNPVWNEDLTIFVYNTELPIKLEVYDHDFFSTDDKMGDAEFDIQPFLEGLKMNLKSVPSGTVITRIKPSKSNWLAEESCITWRDNVVVQDLCLRLRNVECGEVEIELHWIDVPGCKLA from the exons ATGAATAATTTGAAAGGTCTTCTTAGAATTCGGATAAAAAGAGGTGTGAATCTTGCGGTTCGTGATATCAATACCAGTGATCCGTATATCATCATTAGGATGGGTAAACAG AAGGTGAAGACTCGTATCATAGAGAGGGATGTCAACCCTGTGTGGAATGAAGACCTGACTATTTTCGTTTATAATACCGAACTTCCAATAAAGCTG GAAGTCTATGACCACGACTTTTTTAGCACGGATGATAAGATGGGAGACGCGGAATTTGACATACAACCATTTTTGGAGGGACTAAAGATGAACCTAAAGAGCGTGCCAAGCGGCACCGTTATAACTCGGATAAAACCAAGCAAGTCAAACTGGTTGGCTGAAGAGAGTTGCATAACATGGAGAGATAATGTTGTTGTTCAAGATTTGTGCCTGAGATTGCGAAATGTTGAATGTGGTGAAGTCGAAATTGAGCTCCATTGGATTGATGTTCCGGGTTGCAAATTGGCTTAG